A window of the Chionomys nivalis chromosome 25, mChiNiv1.1, whole genome shotgun sequence genome harbors these coding sequences:
- the Atp23 gene encoding mitochondrial inner membrane protease ATP23 homolog isoform X3, with the protein MSRVVTHELIHAFDHCRAHVHWFTDVRHLACSEIRAASLSGDCSLLNEIFRLHFGLRRHHQTCVRDRAALSILAVRNISREEAQKAVDDVFESCFNDREPFGRIPYTKTYARYAHRDFQNRDRYYSNI; encoded by the exons ATGAGCAGAGTCGTAACTCACGAGCTCATTCACGCCTTCGATCATTGTCGGGCTCACGTCCACTGGTTTACCGATGTCAGACATTTGGCATGCTCAGAG ATTCGAGCTGCAAGCCTCAGTGGAGACTGTTCACTCCTGAATGAAATCTTCAGGTTGCATTTTGGATTAAGACGACACCACCAG ACTTGTGTGCGGGACAGAGCTGCTCTTTCAATCTTGGCTGTGCGGAACATCAGCAGAGAAGAGGCCCAGAAGGCTGTGGATGACGTTTTTGAGTCTTGTTTCAACGACCGTGAGCCTTTTGGCAGGATCCCCTATACTAAGACGTATGCCAGATACGCTCACAGAGACTTTCAGAACCGTGATCGCTATTACTCGAACATATGA